In Lineus longissimus chromosome 13, tnLinLong1.2, whole genome shotgun sequence, one genomic interval encodes:
- the LOC135498481 gene encoding extended synaptotagmin-2-like isoform X3, producing the protein MPAHVEDKSHQKPEEQRNTLLHLLVLYFKLVGLLLGVWVLGYVGFSASWVFIGLFIYMFNDRFKKKKQFQIEIAQALAKDEKKVIQARVEDLPSWVFFPDVERAEWVNKILEQMWPYIGELTKNILVEKVQPQIIANLPNSLKSFRFVKIDLGDIPPRIGGVKAYIANVKRDEIVIDVDLIYASDADIKISLKGLNAGIKDLQIRGDLRVILRPLIPVPPLIGGVTVFFLTNPRVDFNLTDIANALDIPGLSDTLRSIVQDQIAAFLVLPNRIPISLAENISLSKLKHPMPQGVLRMHVIEAKDLRKADINVFGKGKSDPYAVLHVGALTFKTKVIPNTLSPMWNQFFEAVIDQRSGQILQFEVMDEDQGTEDDFLGRGTVEIESVADRGMLDSWIPLDEVKTGLVHFRLSWLHLSADPSKLAESIRQVRAAPTAGLSAPLSSCLVVVTVDSASGLPKSRKGLEEPNPYAVLNCGGKQVQTRIVEGTIDPRWEESFNFLINDPNLQNLDVEVKDKKSGRRLGTMMLPLKLLLSETNMTQEQPYHLHCDSDPDAQITMRVVLRVLTSETPPDFHETTENLLKPPTPSTSTPTKSEPIESTYDVVDAPIPEEPIKMPEPDAHSNNVDTGMEIRKRKLEKEPSISSAGIAGLGKIQVTIRYSPQRNRLIVVVHKCVNLMPCDSDHLADPYVRIYLLPEKNTLGKQKTKVIKNNLNPIFDETFEFAVNQQDLDTRTLDISVKNSVGMFSKSRRNIGSVFIDLMKFDLSKAVTEWYDLEDSQHANASSVSIESSL; encoded by the exons ATGCCTGCTCACGTTGAAGATAAGTCCCATCAGAAGCCAGAGGAGCAACGCAATACGTTGTTGCACCTTCTGGTGCTTTATTTCAAGCTTGTTGGTTTGTTGCTTGGAGTTTGGGTTCTTGGCTATGTTGGATTCAGTGCAAGTTGGGTGTTCATTGGACTATTCATCTATATGTTCAATGAtagattcaagaaaaagaaacagttCCAGATAGAAATTGCGCAAGCGCTTGCAAAGGACGAGAAGAAAGTGATACAGGCGAGAGTTGAGGACCTTCCCTCGTGG GTGTTCTTCCCCGACGTGGAGCGGGCGGAATGGGTCAACAAG ATCTTGGAACAGATGTGGCCGTACATTGGAGAATTGACAAAAAATATCCTGGTGGAGAAAGTTCAGCCACAAATCATCGCCAATCTACCAAACTCGCTCAAATCATTCAGATTCGTCAAAATAGATTTGGGAGACATC CCTCCCCGGATAGGTGGCGTGAAGGCATACATAGCAAACGTGAAACGAGACGAGATTGTGATAGATGTCGATCTCAT atatgCAAGTGATGCTGATATCAAAATTTCTCTAAAAGGTCTCAACGCTGGTATAAAAGATTTACAGATCCGAGGTGACCTCCGTGTGATACTGCGGCCGCTCATTCCAGTGCCGCCGTTAATAGGGGGCGTAACTGTCTTCTTTTTAACAAACCCG CGTGTCGATTTCAACTTGACGGACATAGCCAATGCCCTGGATATTCCAGGATTAAG TGATACCCTACGGAGCATCGTCCAAGATCAGATCGCAGCGTTTTTGGTGCTCCCTAACCGAATCCCCATCAGCCTTGCCGAGAACATCTCCCTTTCGAAGCTCAAGCACCCAATGCCCCAGGGCGTGTTACGCATGCATGTCATTGAGGCGAAAGATTTGAGAAAAGCAGATATTAATGTATTCGGCAAGGGCAAGTCTGACCCTTACGCAGTGCTACATG TTGGGGCATTGACTTTCAAGACGAAAGTGATTCCGAACACCTTATCACCCATGTGGAACCAGTTCTTTGAG GCTGTGATAGATCAGAGAAGCGGGCAGATTCTACAGTTCGAGGTCATGGATGAAGATCAAGGCACCGAGGACGATTTCTTGGGAAG AGGTACTGTTGAAATTGAGAGCGTGGCAGACCGAGGGATGCTGGACTCGTGGATTCCTCTGGATGAAGTCAAGACCGGTCTGGTGCACTTCCGATTGTCTTGGTTACACCTGAGTGCAGATCCATCGAAATTGGCTGAG TCTATCCGTCAGGTGCGTGCGGCCCCGACCGCAGGACTCTCTGCTCCACTCTCCTCCTGTCTTGTGGTAGTGACCGTCGACTCCGCCAGTGGTCTACCG AAAAGCCGAAAAGGCCTAGAGGAGCCTAACCCCTACGCCGTGTTGAACTGCGGTGGGAAACAGGTCCAGACCCGCATCGTCGAGGGCACCATCGACCCCAGGTGGGAAGAGAGCTTCAACTTCCTCATCAACGACCCTAACTTGCAAAACTTGGATGTGGAG GTGAAGGATAAGAAGAGCGGGCGTCGCCTCGGTACGATGATGCTCCCTCTGAAACTCTTACTGTCAGAAACGAACATGACGCAAGAACAGCCCTACCACCTGCATTGCGATAGTGACCCGGACGCGCAGATCACCATGAGAGTTGTTCTGAGG GTTCTCACGTCAGAAACTCCACCTGACTTTCACGAAACGACCGAGAATCTGTTAAAGCCCCCAACGCCTTCCACGTCCACGCCAACAAAATCTGAACCAATCGAATCAACGTACGATGTGGTTGATGCACCGATACCGGAGGAACCCATCAAGATGCCCGAGCCTGATGCGCATTCGAATAACGTTGACACCGGCATGGAGATTCGCAAACGGAAGTTAGAAAAAGAGCCTTCTATAAG TTCGGCAGGAATTGCCGGCCTGGGCAAAATTCAGGTGACGATTAGATACAGTCCTCAGAGGAATCGTCTTATTGTTGTTGTACACAAGTGTGT AAATTTGATGCCCTGCGACTCGGACCACCTCGCCGACCCGTACGTCAGAATCTATCTTCTGCCAGAGAAGAATACGCTTGGGAAACAGAAGACGAAAGTGATAAAAAACAACTTGAACCCAATTTTTGATGAAAC
- the LOC135498481 gene encoding extended synaptotagmin-2-like isoform X2: MPAHVEDKSHQKPEEQRNTLLHLLVLYFKLVGLLLGVWVLGYVGFSASWVFIGLFIYMFNDRFKKKKQFQIEIAQALAKDEKKVIQARVEDLPSWVFFPDVERAEWVNKILEQMWPYIGELTKNILVEKVQPQIIANLPNSLKSFRFVKIDLGDIPPRIGGVKAYIANVKRDEIVIDVDLIYASDADIKISLKGLNAGIKDLQIRGDLRVILRPLIPVPPLIGGVTVFFLTNPRVDFNLTDIANALDIPGLSDTLRSIVQDQIAAFLVLPNRIPISLAENISLSKLKHPMPQGVLRMHVIEAKDLRKADINVFGKGKSDPYAVLHVGALTFKTKVIPNTLSPMWNQFFEAVIDQRSGQILQFEVMDEDQGTEDDFLGRGTVEIESVADRGMLDSWIPLDEVKTGLVHFRLSWLHLSADPSKLAEVRAAPTAGLSAPLSSCLVVVTVDSASGLPKSRKGLEEPNPYAVLNCGGKQVQTRIVEGTIDPRWEESFNFLINDPNLQNLDVEVKDKKSGRRLGTMMLPLKLLLSETNMTQEQPYHLHCDSDPDAQITMRVVLRVLTSETPPDFHETTENLLKPPTPSTSTPTKSEPIESTYDVVDAPIPEEPIKMPEPDAHSNNVDTGMEIRKRKLEKEPSISSAGIAGLGKIQVTIRYSPQRNRLIVVVHKCVNLMPCDSDHLADPYVRIYLLPEKNTLGKQKTKVIKNNLNPIFDETFEFAVNQQDLDTRTLDISVKNSVGMFSKSRRNIGSVFIDLMKFDLSKAVTEWFDLQSEDRDDKSVDSIVPDKDKETII; encoded by the exons ATGCCTGCTCACGTTGAAGATAAGTCCCATCAGAAGCCAGAGGAGCAACGCAATACGTTGTTGCACCTTCTGGTGCTTTATTTCAAGCTTGTTGGTTTGTTGCTTGGAGTTTGGGTTCTTGGCTATGTTGGATTCAGTGCAAGTTGGGTGTTCATTGGACTATTCATCTATATGTTCAATGAtagattcaagaaaaagaaacagttCCAGATAGAAATTGCGCAAGCGCTTGCAAAGGACGAGAAGAAAGTGATACAGGCGAGAGTTGAGGACCTTCCCTCGTGG GTGTTCTTCCCCGACGTGGAGCGGGCGGAATGGGTCAACAAG ATCTTGGAACAGATGTGGCCGTACATTGGAGAATTGACAAAAAATATCCTGGTGGAGAAAGTTCAGCCACAAATCATCGCCAATCTACCAAACTCGCTCAAATCATTCAGATTCGTCAAAATAGATTTGGGAGACATC CCTCCCCGGATAGGTGGCGTGAAGGCATACATAGCAAACGTGAAACGAGACGAGATTGTGATAGATGTCGATCTCAT atatgCAAGTGATGCTGATATCAAAATTTCTCTAAAAGGTCTCAACGCTGGTATAAAAGATTTACAGATCCGAGGTGACCTCCGTGTGATACTGCGGCCGCTCATTCCAGTGCCGCCGTTAATAGGGGGCGTAACTGTCTTCTTTTTAACAAACCCG CGTGTCGATTTCAACTTGACGGACATAGCCAATGCCCTGGATATTCCAGGATTAAG TGATACCCTACGGAGCATCGTCCAAGATCAGATCGCAGCGTTTTTGGTGCTCCCTAACCGAATCCCCATCAGCCTTGCCGAGAACATCTCCCTTTCGAAGCTCAAGCACCCAATGCCCCAGGGCGTGTTACGCATGCATGTCATTGAGGCGAAAGATTTGAGAAAAGCAGATATTAATGTATTCGGCAAGGGCAAGTCTGACCCTTACGCAGTGCTACATG TTGGGGCATTGACTTTCAAGACGAAAGTGATTCCGAACACCTTATCACCCATGTGGAACCAGTTCTTTGAG GCTGTGATAGATCAGAGAAGCGGGCAGATTCTACAGTTCGAGGTCATGGATGAAGATCAAGGCACCGAGGACGATTTCTTGGGAAG AGGTACTGTTGAAATTGAGAGCGTGGCAGACCGAGGGATGCTGGACTCGTGGATTCCTCTGGATGAAGTCAAGACCGGTCTGGTGCACTTCCGATTGTCTTGGTTACACCTGAGTGCAGATCCATCGAAATTGGCTGAG GTGCGTGCGGCCCCGACCGCAGGACTCTCTGCTCCACTCTCCTCCTGTCTTGTGGTAGTGACCGTCGACTCCGCCAGTGGTCTACCG AAAAGCCGAAAAGGCCTAGAGGAGCCTAACCCCTACGCCGTGTTGAACTGCGGTGGGAAACAGGTCCAGACCCGCATCGTCGAGGGCACCATCGACCCCAGGTGGGAAGAGAGCTTCAACTTCCTCATCAACGACCCTAACTTGCAAAACTTGGATGTGGAG GTGAAGGATAAGAAGAGCGGGCGTCGCCTCGGTACGATGATGCTCCCTCTGAAACTCTTACTGTCAGAAACGAACATGACGCAAGAACAGCCCTACCACCTGCATTGCGATAGTGACCCGGACGCGCAGATCACCATGAGAGTTGTTCTGAGG GTTCTCACGTCAGAAACTCCACCTGACTTTCACGAAACGACCGAGAATCTGTTAAAGCCCCCAACGCCTTCCACGTCCACGCCAACAAAATCTGAACCAATCGAATCAACGTACGATGTGGTTGATGCACCGATACCGGAGGAACCCATCAAGATGCCCGAGCCTGATGCGCATTCGAATAACGTTGACACCGGCATGGAGATTCGCAAACGGAAGTTAGAAAAAGAGCCTTCTATAAG TTCGGCAGGAATTGCCGGCCTGGGCAAAATTCAGGTGACGATTAGATACAGTCCTCAGAGGAATCGTCTTATTGTTGTTGTACACAAGTGTGT AAATTTGATGCCCTGCGACTCGGACCACCTCGCCGACCCGTACGTCAGAATCTATCTTCTGCCAGAGAAGAATACGCTTGGGAAACAGAAGACGAAAGTGATAAAAAACAACTTGAACCCAATTTTTGATGAAAC
- the LOC135498481 gene encoding extended synaptotagmin-2-like isoform X1 — protein MPAHVEDKSHQKPEEQRNTLLHLLVLYFKLVGLLLGVWVLGYVGFSASWVFIGLFIYMFNDRFKKKKQFQIEIAQALAKDEKKVIQARVEDLPSWVFFPDVERAEWVNKILEQMWPYIGELTKNILVEKVQPQIIANLPNSLKSFRFVKIDLGDIPPRIGGVKAYIANVKRDEIVIDVDLIYASDADIKISLKGLNAGIKDLQIRGDLRVILRPLIPVPPLIGGVTVFFLTNPRVDFNLTDIANALDIPGLSDTLRSIVQDQIAAFLVLPNRIPISLAENISLSKLKHPMPQGVLRMHVIEAKDLRKADINVFGKGKSDPYAVLHVGALTFKTKVIPNTLSPMWNQFFEAVIDQRSGQILQFEVMDEDQGTEDDFLGRGTVEIESVADRGMLDSWIPLDEVKTGLVHFRLSWLHLSADPSKLAESIRQVRAAPTAGLSAPLSSCLVVVTVDSASGLPKSRKGLEEPNPYAVLNCGGKQVQTRIVEGTIDPRWEESFNFLINDPNLQNLDVEVKDKKSGRRLGTMMLPLKLLLSETNMTQEQPYHLHCDSDPDAQITMRVVLRVLTSETPPDFHETTENLLKPPTPSTSTPTKSEPIESTYDVVDAPIPEEPIKMPEPDAHSNNVDTGMEIRKRKLEKEPSISSAGIAGLGKIQVTIRYSPQRNRLIVVVHKCVNLMPCDSDHLADPYVRIYLLPEKNTLGKQKTKVIKNNLNPIFDETFEFAVNQQDLDTRTLDISVKNSVGMFSKSRRNIGSVFIDLMKFDLSKAVTEWFDLQSEDRDDKSVDSIVPDKDKETII, from the exons ATGCCTGCTCACGTTGAAGATAAGTCCCATCAGAAGCCAGAGGAGCAACGCAATACGTTGTTGCACCTTCTGGTGCTTTATTTCAAGCTTGTTGGTTTGTTGCTTGGAGTTTGGGTTCTTGGCTATGTTGGATTCAGTGCAAGTTGGGTGTTCATTGGACTATTCATCTATATGTTCAATGAtagattcaagaaaaagaaacagttCCAGATAGAAATTGCGCAAGCGCTTGCAAAGGACGAGAAGAAAGTGATACAGGCGAGAGTTGAGGACCTTCCCTCGTGG GTGTTCTTCCCCGACGTGGAGCGGGCGGAATGGGTCAACAAG ATCTTGGAACAGATGTGGCCGTACATTGGAGAATTGACAAAAAATATCCTGGTGGAGAAAGTTCAGCCACAAATCATCGCCAATCTACCAAACTCGCTCAAATCATTCAGATTCGTCAAAATAGATTTGGGAGACATC CCTCCCCGGATAGGTGGCGTGAAGGCATACATAGCAAACGTGAAACGAGACGAGATTGTGATAGATGTCGATCTCAT atatgCAAGTGATGCTGATATCAAAATTTCTCTAAAAGGTCTCAACGCTGGTATAAAAGATTTACAGATCCGAGGTGACCTCCGTGTGATACTGCGGCCGCTCATTCCAGTGCCGCCGTTAATAGGGGGCGTAACTGTCTTCTTTTTAACAAACCCG CGTGTCGATTTCAACTTGACGGACATAGCCAATGCCCTGGATATTCCAGGATTAAG TGATACCCTACGGAGCATCGTCCAAGATCAGATCGCAGCGTTTTTGGTGCTCCCTAACCGAATCCCCATCAGCCTTGCCGAGAACATCTCCCTTTCGAAGCTCAAGCACCCAATGCCCCAGGGCGTGTTACGCATGCATGTCATTGAGGCGAAAGATTTGAGAAAAGCAGATATTAATGTATTCGGCAAGGGCAAGTCTGACCCTTACGCAGTGCTACATG TTGGGGCATTGACTTTCAAGACGAAAGTGATTCCGAACACCTTATCACCCATGTGGAACCAGTTCTTTGAG GCTGTGATAGATCAGAGAAGCGGGCAGATTCTACAGTTCGAGGTCATGGATGAAGATCAAGGCACCGAGGACGATTTCTTGGGAAG AGGTACTGTTGAAATTGAGAGCGTGGCAGACCGAGGGATGCTGGACTCGTGGATTCCTCTGGATGAAGTCAAGACCGGTCTGGTGCACTTCCGATTGTCTTGGTTACACCTGAGTGCAGATCCATCGAAATTGGCTGAG TCTATCCGTCAGGTGCGTGCGGCCCCGACCGCAGGACTCTCTGCTCCACTCTCCTCCTGTCTTGTGGTAGTGACCGTCGACTCCGCCAGTGGTCTACCG AAAAGCCGAAAAGGCCTAGAGGAGCCTAACCCCTACGCCGTGTTGAACTGCGGTGGGAAACAGGTCCAGACCCGCATCGTCGAGGGCACCATCGACCCCAGGTGGGAAGAGAGCTTCAACTTCCTCATCAACGACCCTAACTTGCAAAACTTGGATGTGGAG GTGAAGGATAAGAAGAGCGGGCGTCGCCTCGGTACGATGATGCTCCCTCTGAAACTCTTACTGTCAGAAACGAACATGACGCAAGAACAGCCCTACCACCTGCATTGCGATAGTGACCCGGACGCGCAGATCACCATGAGAGTTGTTCTGAGG GTTCTCACGTCAGAAACTCCACCTGACTTTCACGAAACGACCGAGAATCTGTTAAAGCCCCCAACGCCTTCCACGTCCACGCCAACAAAATCTGAACCAATCGAATCAACGTACGATGTGGTTGATGCACCGATACCGGAGGAACCCATCAAGATGCCCGAGCCTGATGCGCATTCGAATAACGTTGACACCGGCATGGAGATTCGCAAACGGAAGTTAGAAAAAGAGCCTTCTATAAG TTCGGCAGGAATTGCCGGCCTGGGCAAAATTCAGGTGACGATTAGATACAGTCCTCAGAGGAATCGTCTTATTGTTGTTGTACACAAGTGTGT AAATTTGATGCCCTGCGACTCGGACCACCTCGCCGACCCGTACGTCAGAATCTATCTTCTGCCAGAGAAGAATACGCTTGGGAAACAGAAGACGAAAGTGATAAAAAACAACTTGAACCCAATTTTTGATGAAAC